DNA from Leptospira terpstrae serovar Hualin str. LT 11-33 = ATCC 700639:
GCCCATGTGGTGGTAGCACCTGCTTTTTCTGTTGCACCTTATTATAAAACCTATGGTTCCAACAAAAAAGAAGCCATACAAAGTTTGCTTACCGAAATGCGTAAAGAAATGGAAATCCTATTGGAACGTGGAAAAAAGGAAAGTGAACCTATTGTTCCGCCGTATTCGGTAGGACTCGATTTACAAATTGGTTAATGTTTAATCCAAAACTAAAGTAATTTCCACCCTACGGTTTTTGTGTCGGTTTTCTTCGCTATCATTGGGGGCAATGGGAGCCTCGTCTGCATAACCTTTAAAGGAAATATGTTTTTCATCCATTTTGTAATTATCAACTAATGAATGTAATACTGATTTAGCTCTGTCTTCTGAGAGTTTTTGGTTGTATTCTTTTTTTCCAATATTGTCTGTATGTCCAGAGACTCGAATTTCTCTATCCGGATATTTTTTTAAGATCTCTGCAATTTTTGCCACTGCGGTTTCGGCATCTGGTTTTAGTTTGCTGTCGTTAAAATCGAAAAGAATTGAATCTAAAGAAAATACGATTCCATCTTCGGAAGTCCGAACCGTGATGGGAAGTTTTTCAGGAAGAGAATTTTTTTCTGGCGAAGGAACGTCCCCGGTATCAGTAATTCGTCCTAAGTTTTCTCCCGTTGGTTCTTTTCCTTTGGTTGGTTCTCCCATTTTTAAAGTTTTAGGATCTCCCGTATAACCCACAATCAAGTCACCAAGGATATCTTCACGAATCGATTCTTTGTCTTTGGCATTCACTTGGTTCCGAAGAAAATAAATTCCTTTGATATGGAAGTTTGCTTCCTGAACTGTTCCATTGGGATAAATAAAGGTATAGGATAGTTTTACTTCTTTGAACTCGGGAACCCCTTTTATTGCATTAAAGAAGACAGTGCCCGATGCAAACCCAAAAATTTTATAAGGTACATTCGGTACCATCTTTTCCCCTTCTGGTTTGTTGTAAAAAATAGGATAGGTGTAAGTAATCTTTTCACAATTTCCTTTATAATTTCCTTCTGACCAAGGGGCAATGCCTTGGAAGGTATATTCAGGAACTACTTTCACACGAATTCGTTCTGCACTAAAATCAAAGGACTCTTCCGCTGGAAGTTTCCATACATCGGAAACAGAAACTGCTTCCTCAGGAAAACTTGGAAAACTGCGTAGGTTAGGCATAACGAATTCATTTGGAACCTCATACCTTCCATTGCGAAAGAGTGTAAAATCTGATACAAACTCTTTGTCCTTCCAAAAAGGACCTGATGTTTTTCCATACCGAATGTACGTATCAAACCAAGCGTTCACCAAACAAGAATCAGTTGAGCACTTTTTTGGTTTCATCACCACTCTGTTTTTGTCTTCTCTTTCGACCGTTTTGGCACCGACCCGAAAGAAAACATCATGGTATTCGTTTAGTTCTAAAACTTGGTTTTCTTTCCATTTCCATTGGAAAGTGGTTTTTCCTGGGGGAACTGAGGTAGAACCGACCAAGGGAAGAATTGTTACAAAACAAAATAGTAGCAATCGGGGGAGAGTCTTCACATTGCAAAGATCGGGGATTTTTTTGAAAAACTGATAGGGGAAATGGAAAAAACTAGCGGTTTTTGCGATTGACGAAGGATGGATTTTTGGCTTTACCTGAATTACCATGAAAAACCTTTCCCTGCTTTTTTACATTTTGATTACAATTAACTTTGTCGCTTGTAAGGACAAACAAACCCTGAAAGTGGCGGGTTCTGAAACCATGAACAGTATGATGCGATACTTAGGGGCCGAATACGAAAAGGTAAATTCTAATGTTCGTGTAACAGTCGAAGGTGGAGGTTCTGAATCAGGAATTGACAGGTTAAGAAAAGGCGAAATTGATATGGCAGTTTCTTCTCGTGACTTAAACCAGGCAGAATTTGATGACCTTCGAAAAACTGGTAACTTAGAAAAAGTAAGACTCGCCTATGATGGTGTGGCTCTCGTAGTAAATCAAAAGAACACTGTTTCAAAACTCAACTTGGCCCAAACTTCAGATATCTTTTCTGGTAAAATTAAAAACTGGAACGAAGTTGGGGGAGTGGATGCTCCTATCTCCATTGTCATTCGCAATGATAAATCAGGAACTCAAGACTACTTTCAAAACCACATCCTCAAAAGAAAGGATTTGGGTCTAAATGAGTTTAACCAATACAAGGCAAATGCATTTGCTGCAGACGCTAAAATTGTTAAAGACAATTCAGAGATGTCAAAATTCATCCAGGGAAATCCGAATAGCATCGGTTATATGGGAATGGGTTCTGCCCTTGTGGAAAACAAAGATAAACTAAAAGCGCTAGATTATGCTAGAACCGATAAAGATCCTTATGTATCTCCATCAGTTAGAAATGTTTATGATAGAAAGTATAGATTAGCTCGGGAACTCTTTATGATCTACAAAACAGACCAAGGTGATAAAATCGATGCTTTTGTAACTTATTTAACCAGCGAACAGGGGCAGGTGGCTGTGCTACAATCGGGTTATTTAAGAGCATCTCTTCCTGAAGTGGAAGTGTCTGCAGAGCCTGTGAAGTAGGGGCTTTCGCAATTTTGTTTGATTAATACATTAACACTCGGTTATTTCCTCGGTCAGCAATGTATAGTTGGCCGAGTTGGTTGAAAAAAATTCCCGTTGGTGTAGATAGACTTTTTGGTCCAAGAACTCCGGCATTACAGGTTCCGCCATTGTTAGTCACGGAACAATTCAAATCATTAAACTGACCAAAAACTGCAATGGCGGCAATCCCCGCTGTTTGAGTGGTTCTTGGATACATCACCACACGGTTGTTACCTGTATCAGCTACAAATAAGTTATCACTTTGGTCAAGAGCTACCCAAGTTGCTCCAGACAGACCAGTGGCACCGGGTCCACCTCCATTAGTGCCAAAATCAGGTTGGCCATAAACCCTCGTAGCAGAAGTAGATCCTGCAGGAAAATAGAGTACACGACTATTTCCAGAATCAGCAACATACATCCCACCTTCTGAATCCAGACTGATTCCATAAGGACTACTCATTTTATCTGCTGCGATTCCGGTGGAATTGGAAACAAAGTTAGTTTGCCCGTAGACACGACTGGCTGTTGTAGAACCTGGTGGAAAGTATAGAATTCGGTGGTTGGCGGATTCTGAAACATAAATTCCGCCGTCAGCTGCGTAAGCAGTTGCAAGCGGAGTATTCATTGAAGTTGCAGTCGGAGCTCCAGTCAAAGCACTAGAAAATCCAGTTTGACCATATGCAACAGTAGGAACAAAACTATCCTTTGGATAATGTAAGACACGATGGTTCGCCGTATCTACTGCATAAAGTCCATCATTGGAATCTAATGCCAATCCACGAACACCATTTAAGGAATTTGCTGTTACCGCAGTTCCTGCGCAGGACCCTGCGGATACCACATTGGCAATATCGCATGTAAAAACTCCAAATTGACCATATACCTTCGTCGAAGCTGTGGTATTAGGTGGATAGTATTGGATTCGATTGACTCCCGAAATATAAACTCCTCCCGAAGAATCGGCAATGACTCCATAAGGAAAACTAAAGTTTTGGTTAGTAGCAGATCCTGGAGTGCAAGATCCATTATTGTAAGTATTCGAACAGGTATAAAACCCATACTGTCCATAAACAGTAGTGGGACTTGTGTCAACCACTTGAATTAAAATAGAAGTGATTCCAAAACCTGGGCTACTTTTTGTAATCGTGACTTGGCTTGCAGGTGAGATCGTTGTTGGAATTCCTCGGATTTCTCCAGTAGCTCCATCAAATGTCAATCCTTGCGGAAGATTACCTTGGATCGAATAACTAGAGTTCATTGGGTTACGAGGAATGATGGAAACCGGAAAATTCAAATACAATCGGTAACTTGGGAATTTATAACCAAAGGGCGGAATGTTCACTAGATTGTATCCGCAGTGTTGAGATACAGCTGTCGTTACCGATTGAAAAATTAACGTGGGATAAAAAGAATCGGATTTAATGTCGCATTGGTTGTTTAGAAATTCAGGTTTGCAATTGATAAAAAACAAAAGTAGGAAGAGAAGAATTATAGTTAGGTTACTAAAGTTTAGTTTCATACTTGGTTTTTTACCTTCAAAGCCAATGCCTAAAGTGTTTTCAGTTATGTTTAGTTAATAAACTAAAACCCGATTATTACTATAATCGGTAATGTACAACCGACCTTGTTTGTCAAAATGAGTATAGGTCGGTCTATATAAATTTTGAGCTGTGGGTGTTCCAATCCCACACGAGCCGTTATTGTTGTCTGCACCACAATTTAGATTTCCGAATTGGCCAACAACTGCAGTGGCTGTCATTCCTGAAGTTATATTTGTTTTGGGATAAATAAGGACACGGTGCCCATTGAGGTCTGCCACAAATAGATTTTCACTTTGGTCTAATGCCACTGCAACAGGATTGTTTAGGCCGTTACTTGTAGTGGCAGCTGTATTCGAAGTAAAGTTTGGTTGGCCATAAACTTTTGTAGCTACGTTAGAACCTTTGGGATAATACACCACTCGATTGTTTGAAGTATCCGCTATATAAATTCCACCTTCGGAATCGGAAACCACTCCCTGGTTTGAATTGAGTCCACTGGCCGAGGTAGTAGCACCATTACTTACAAAATCTGGTTGTCCATATACTTCCGTAGCTATGTTTGAATCTTTTGGAAAATAAAGCACACGACTATTCCCGGAATCAGAAACATAGATACCTCCTTTACTATCTAAATTCAAACCAATTGGAGAATAGAAATTTGATTCCGAAGCAACACCACCACCAGGTGTGACAAAGTCAGGAACTCCGATGGCACGAAAGGGAACTGTGTTTTGATTTGCATAAACTAACAATCTACGATTCACATTTGTATCTGCGACAAAAAGATTGTTTGCAGCATCAAGTACAATTCCTCGAGGATTATTCAAAGTGGTTGCTGCAAGAGCTCCAAGTGGATTACAAGATTGATTTGTATTAGCGTTGGCAATGTCGCAAGTAAACAAACCATGTTGTCCATACACTCGCGTAGCAGTTGTTTGGCCTGATGGATAATACAAAATTCGACTCCCACTGGAGATGTAAACTCCACCTGCATTGTCAGTGATGACTGCATTGGGTCCAGACAAATTGTCGGCCGTGACAGGTCCTCCAGAGGAACAATCGCTTGCAGTTAAATAGGGAAGGCCACAGTTCAGATTTCCAAGTTGTCCATATACCATAGTGGCTGCCAAATCACGAACTTGAATCGATATTTGGCCGAGTGCCACACCCTTTCGAAAAACTGTATAATTTTGACGTTCAACAGCAGATGTCGGCATTCCTAAAAGGGCTCCTGTATTCGGATCAATATACAATCCTTCAGGAAGGTTTGGGCGAATCATCACATCCGATTTAGAACCTAATTTTGGTAATACGGAAATGGGAATAGATTTATAAAAAGTAAATTCAGTGAAACGGTATAAATCACCAGTATTGATAACTTGGAATTGGCAAAAACCACTTTCGATACTTGCTGAAACAATTAGTTGGGGGAAGAAGTCTTTTGACTTACTGTCGCAAGGATTGGATAAAGATGCCATTTGGCAGTTTTGTGAAAAAAACAAAACCAATGAAACGAAAATCAAACGAACATTCATCTATATAAGAAAAGGATTCAAAAGGAAGGATTTTGGCAATATGTTTTTTACCGAGTGCTATTGGAAATAGCTTTCAAAGGATTTTCTAGCCGCCCCTAATTTACCTCCAAACAAGTATTATGTTCAAAAAAGATATATTGTCTTTTGTCAACAGTGGAAAAATTTCAGGAGAACATTTTTCTCCACTTAGAAATATCTTTAATTTTTTTTCTACTTAGTTGAAAAACTGGAACTGGTCTTCCTACTCCTTTTAGAGTCGCATGTTGTTTACGAAAAAAATAACCATGGTTTTTCACTAGGTCTTCGGAACCTGTGGCATTCCAAACTGTTTCACTGAGCCATACTTCGCCTGATTTTGCAAGTCCTTGGACACGCGCTGCAATGTTCACTGATTGTCCAAAATAATCCAGCCTTTCATCATTCACAACGGCCAATGCAGAACCTTCATTCAACCCAACTTTTAATCCAATTTGGTAACCTTCTTTTTTCCAATCCAGATTCATGGAATCAATGCGATCCATCATTTCTAAGGAAGCAAGTAAACCCTCAGTGGGAGTCGAAAAGGTAGCCATGATGGCGTCACCCATTGTTTTCACTATGGCTCCTTTGTATTTTCGCACAATCTCTGTTAGGATACGAAAGTGTTCTTGTACCAAACGATAAGCAAATATATCTCCTGCCGTGTCATACATTTCCGTAGAACCTTTTAAGTCGGTAAACATAATGGTTAGTGATTTTACATTCAGATTTAAATCAGGAGATAATTTTTGAATTCGAAATAAATCACGAAAGGATTGGTTATTAAGTAACATCTTTGCAGTCAAAAAAGCACTTCGAATGGTTGGATGATTGCCAACAATTCGTTCAATTTCTAATGGATTGGGAGTAAGGACATTAATTCCCACTCGAAACCGTGTTCGATTGTGTATAAAAAATTTATGTTTTCCGCTGGGAATTTTTAATTCTAAAGGCATCATCCCATTTTCCATAAAATCAATCGTATATACTTGGTTTGATGGAGGTAGTGTAGGATCTACAGAAAAAAGACTCATTGTATTACGATCGATACTAACAAATTGAATGAGATCGCCTTGTAAATCACCGGTTTTTGCAATGAGTTCGATTTCATAAGATTCATCCGGCAGGAGTTGGGAATATCCTCGAATGGTGGATTGGATCCAAGATTTAAGTTCCGGTGATTTATTGAAATTTTCAGAAAAAAAGAATCGAAAGTAATTTTCTACGTCTTTAAAAGGTTCCAAAGAATTAGTTTGCAAAGAAGGATGAATTTGAAAGGCAACTTCGACTTGGTCATCCAGTAAGGTTGGCACTACAATATTACAAGATACACAATGAAATTCGTTTCCTTGTATTTCATCTAATTTATGGTGGCTTCGAACAATTCCGCCGCACATGGGACAAATCAGATTATAAGCAAAATCGAATAATCCAACCTTTGTCGCATGGACAAAAAAATCTACAGAGTGATTTTCATCTAACAAATATTCCTCTGCAAATTTTAGTGGATTAACACGAAGTAGTTTCCAATCATCTGATTTTTTTATGAAACCTTCCGCAATTTGAATTACTTCTGGTTTTAAAATTGGAAATGATCGAAGGGTTTCAAATTTTTGTTTGAGTATGGAATCTTTCACTCCGTACCTTCCAATTTTGCCACATAAGGCAAGTTACGATACTGTCCTTTGTAATCTAAACCATAACCTACTAAAAATTCATCTTCGATAATGAAACCTGGATAATGAACAGGTATATGTGGATTTGCTTTGTTTTGTTTCCAAAATAGTGCAGCCACTCTTAAATCTTTGGGATTTTGTTTTCCCACTTCCTCTAAAAGGTATTCTAACGTTTTTCCTGTATCAACAATGTCTTCCACAAGGAGAACCGATTTGTTTTTCACAGATTTTTTAAGTTCTTTCGTGATTTTTAAATTTCCAGAAGTGGTTCCGTCTCCATAAGAAGAGGCAGCCATAAAGTCCACCTCGTGTGGGATGGCAATGCTACGACAAAGATCTGCAGTGAAGATAAACCCACCATTGAGGATCCCAATCACAACTAAGTCTTTGCTAAGGAAATCTCGAGAGATCTCCCTTGCCAGTTCTTCTACACGGTGGTGGATTCGTTCTTCTGAATATAAAGGTTTCATTCTTTTCCTATTTGCCCAGGGATCCAGAATACTGCCAGTTGGCAACTTCCCCAGCTAAGATTTTTCCACGAATCTTCCGAAAAACTCAAGCCGAGAAATGAGGCCGTGGGAAATTTCTGAAAGCGGGAAAACTCCGTTTCTCCAAAGAGGAGGGAACTTGCCAAATCTTCTAACCCAGGATTGTGGCCGACTAGGCAGACAGAACGAACACTTGGCGAGAGTCCCTGCAATAAAAAGAGGAGATCTTCTTTATCCGAGTCGTAAATTGATTCTCTTAATTCAGGTTTTGGGAACCGTAAGATCTCTTTACGAAGAGTGGCATAGGTTTTTAAAGTTCGTTCGGCAGGCGAAACATAACATTGGTCAAATTCAAAACGGCTTTCTTTTAGATAATCGCGTAGTGCTTTGGATTGTTCCTTCCCTCGACGAGAAAGAGACCGTTCCAAATCAGTGTCATAAGGTTCATCCCATTCTGATTTGGCATGGCGAAGTAGATAAATTTGTTTCATACTAATAGATTAGTCGAAACAAACGAATAGGAAATCACGAAACTGCTATTTTTGTATTTCTTTTTCGTACTTGGAAATGAGTTCGTTGTTGTTCTTACAAGAAAATTTAGTCCTCATTTGGTTGAGGTGGTATTCCACTGTTTTTCTTGATTTTTGAATTCGATCCGCCACTTCGTTTTGAGACAACCCTTGCACGAGTAAATTCAGAATTTCCATTTGGAAAGCAGAAAAAGGAAGTTGTACTTTACTCACTCCGTCCGAGACAAAAGACCCACCTTTCATCACAAGTTCGATGACTTCGGGAAGTTTGGAAATAGGATCTGATTTTAACATGTACCCATCGGCCTTAGCTTTGAGAGCATCTTCCACATACACTCGACTTCCATGTAAGGAAAAGATAATGACTTTTGTGGGTTGGTGTTTTTCTTTAATCTCACGCAATACATCGATGCCATTTCTATCCGGCAAGTCGATGTCCAAAACCAAAAGATCGATGGGACTAGATTCTAAAAAATGAAACAAATCGGCTGCAGTTCGAAATTCTCCGGCAAGAGAAAAGAAAGGATTGGATTTCAGGATAGATATGATTCCTTCAGTGACAACGGAATGGTCTTCTAAGATGGCAATTTTAACGGATTCCACAGCCTTATGATTCTCAGAGTATTCTTCTCATCCATCCAAAAATATTTTTCAGACTTACTTATTTTTTGTAGTTATCCCTTAATTTTGATCTTCATCCTACTCGGCACCACCTCCTGCCGGTTTGATGCCTACCCAACCTTACTCGCGAAAGATGGTGTTTTGGATGTCCAGAACGTTGATTTCTCAGGGGAAACCATAAACCTCACTGGGAAATGGGAATTCTATTGGAATGAGTTTTTGGATCCAAGGGGAGAGTCTCCTGAACACAAATCTTACCTAAAAGTGGGAGTTCCTTGGTTTTCTCAGGAAAATGAGGATGGGGAAGGATACCCTAGTTTTGGATTCGGGACTTACCGCCTAACGGTTCTTTTGCCAGAATCTACTTATGAGAAAGAATCATATGCTCTTTTGGTTCCTGTTTTGCATAGTGCCTATAGAATTTATGCGAATGGTGAGTTGGTTGCAGAAAATGGAACTTTAGCAAAAACCGCAGAAAAACACCGGCCTTCCTTTCATTCCAAAATCATTCCACTGAAATCAGATTCCAAAAAATTAGATTTAGTTGTACATATTTCTAATTTTTCACATAAATATGCCGGCATTCATGGGCTCATCCGGTTTGGGAAACTTCAAAATATCATCCATACATGGAATGTAAATTTTACGGTCTCTTGGATCATTATGATCTTTATGATATTTTTGGCAATATATCATGCGTTAGTTTATTTTATTAATCGCTCTGAACGAAATGCACTTCGAATGGCATTTGTTTATTTAGGAATTCTGATTTTATCCTCTACGTTAATAGAGACAAGAATTCTCTTTAACCTTTTTTCCGATGATTATTGTATCCCATTGTTTCGATTTTCCCGAGTGGGGTTTGTTTTGGTTTTATACTTTGGAGGTTATATTGTACTCAATATGGCCCAAATGCGTTTCTTTAAAAGAATTTTGTTTTTATTGAAACTATATGCTTTCAGTTTTCTTTTTGTATCTCTATTTACACCGGTTCCTTATTTATCTAAGATATTATTTTACTTCGAATTTATGTCTGTTATTTTTGTGGCTTTGGGACTTTTGTCTGTCTCACTTGCTTTATACTTTCAAAGAAAAGAAAGTAGATTGTATTTCTTTAGTTTGTTTATGGCAATCATCGGTGGGCTTATCGATTTATTTTTAGTCGCCAATCCAAATTTTGGTTATAGACCAATGGGTTTAATATCCTTGTATTTGTTTATTTTCCCTCAGACCTTAGGTGTTACTTTGGGACTGGTTCGTGTTTACAAAAGGTCCGAATCTTTATCTAAAGAATTGTACAAAAGAAAAGAAGCTCTAGAAAAAAAAGTCAAAGCTCGTACATTGGAATTAGAAAAAGCAAATCGCTGGAAGGCAAACTTTGTTTCTCTTATCTCACATGACTTACGATCTCCTCTTAATAGTGTGAATCAAATTTTAGATGTGATTGATTTTAGTTTTAGTGAAACCACCGAGGATGAAAAAAAGAAGTTTTTAGAAATTTGTAAAACTGGGGTCACGCAATCTCTTCGGATGTTAGAACAGTTACTCGATGTGAGTCGGTTTGATGCCTTTGGAACGAAACTCATTCAAACGAGATTTTCAGTGAATGATCTTCTCAATGAAATTATTGAATCAGTAGAACCTCTTGCAACACTCAAAGGAATTCGAATTGAAAAAGATACTCCTATACAAGCAGAAATCATTGCAGACCGTACTTTGATTGGAGAAGTGTTTAAAAATATCCTCACCAATTCTATCAAATATTCTTATCTCAATTCTGAAGTATGGGTCAGCGTTTCCTATAAGGGGAAATGGCTTTCTGTGGAAATTCGTGATCGCGGATTGGGAATGAGCGAAGAACAAATCCACAAACTAAGCGGCGAAGAAAATATAAAAAGTATGCCAGGAACGGCTGGAGAAAGAGGAACGGGGCTCGGATTACAATTATGTACAAATATTCTGGAAGCCCACTTCGGAAAACTAAGAATCAAATCTGTACTCGGAGTTGGTTCCTCTTTTGAAATTTCTTTATCTAAGAGTACAAAGTCAGTACTTCTTGTAGATGATTCTGGAAACTTCAGATCGGATTTAGCGGAAGTTATGCGAAGAAATCAATGGATTGTGATTGAAGCAGGAAATGGAGAAGAAGCATTATCTCATTTATCTCGGATTACACCAACTCTAATTATTACTGATTTACATATGCCAGGAATGAATGGAATTTCTTTAGTTCATGAATGGGAGGGTCGTCGACACCAAAACCAAAAAATCCCCATCATTCTGATTAGTTCGGACGCTCCTCTTTCTGGTGGTGATAAATTTTTGGAAGACGAAGGTCTGGAAACCATTGTATCTGCTTATTTTTCTAAAATGTATAAGGCAGAGGATCTCTGCCAACAAATAGAGTCAACTTTAGACTAACACTCGTTCCATGTGATTTTTTATGTGTAGGCTATGGGCCACATCGTATTCTTCCTTGGTGAGCTCTCCATAAGCAAAATGAGGTCTAAGTGAAGATTCTTTGGCTTTGGAAAAATCATCAATGGCTTGGATGAGTTTTTTGATTCCGACTTTGAGTTCGGTTTCATTGGAAATGTCTTCGGCACCAGGAATGGGTTCTTCCAATCCATGATTCATTTTATTTTTGAAAGCAAAAATAGAAAAGGCAACCTTCCCAACAGAACCTCGAAAGAAAGATGATTTCATTTCTGGATATCCTTTCAAAGAATACTCTATGCTTTGTGCACAATGAGCAAATACCTTTCCTGGACTCCAGTTGCCAGTAAGTTTAAATTCTTTGGAATCGGATTGTAATTGAACAAGTAGTGTCCTAAGGTCAGTAAGATCTTCGGCTTCTAACCAAGGGGATTCGATTTCTGTTTTTGTTTCTTCTTCTACTTTCCCTTCACTGCGAAGGGGTAAATTCAAAATTCCATAAGACAAAGCTGTTTTTTGTAAGAACTCTTTTCGTTTCATTAGAATTCTCCTTTTAATGTTTGGTTTCTGGTTTGGAACGAAGTTTCATATTTAAGAACTCAACAATCACAGAGAAACACATCGCAAAGTAAATGTAACCTTTCGGAATGTGTAATTCTAATCCTTCTCCAAGTAAGGCCACTCCAATCAAAATCAAAAAACTAAGAGCTAAAATTTTGATAGTAGGGTGTCTATCTACGAAATCGGAAATACTCCCACTTGATAGCAACATAAATCCAACTGACAAAACAACTGCAGTAACCATAACACCTAACTGGTCTGTCATTCCCACTGCAGTGATAACTGAATCTAAAGAAAAGACTATATCCAAAATCATGATTTGAATGATGGTTTTGGTAAAAGAAACTCTTTTTGAGGATTCTTCACCTAACTCAGATTCTCCTTCTAGTTTATGATGGATCTCTGTGGTTGACTTGGCGATGAGAAAGAGTCCCCCGATAATCAAAATAATATCACGGCCACTGATGGAATGGTCTATAATTGTAAAAATTGGTGCTGTGAGTTTCATGATTAATGAAAGAGAGAATAACAAAAGAATCCGCGTGACCATGGCTAACATCAGTCCGATTTGGCGAGCAGACTTTTGTTTTGTTTTTGGCAACCGAGAAGAAAGTATGGAAATAAAGATGATGTTGTCAATACCTAGGACAATTTCCAAAGCAGTCAATGTAAAGAGGGCAAGCCATACCGAGGGA
Protein-coding regions in this window:
- a CDS encoding DUF1569 domain-containing protein; the protein is MKRKEFLQKTALSYGILNLPLRSEGKVEEETKTEIESPWLEAEDLTDLRTLLVQLQSDSKEFKLTGNWSPGKVFAHCAQSIEYSLKGYPEMKSSFFRGSVGKVAFSIFAFKNKMNHGLEEPIPGAEDISNETELKVGIKKLIQAIDDFSKAKESSLRPHFAYGELTKEEYDVAHSLHIKNHMERVLV
- a CDS encoding TerC family protein, which codes for MEILSDPSVWLALFTLTALEIVLGIDNIIFISILSSRLPKTKQKSARQIGLMLAMVTRILLLFSLSLIMKLTAPIFTIIDHSISGRDIILIIGGLFLIAKSTTEIHHKLEGESELGEESSKRVSFTKTIIQIMILDIVFSLDSVITAVGMTDQLGVMVTAVVLSVGFMLLSSGSISDFVDRHPTIKILALSFLILIGVALLGEGLELHIPKGYIYFAMCFSVIVEFLNMKLRSKPETKH
- a CDS encoding hybrid sensor histidine kinase/response regulator produces the protein MILRVFFSSIQKYFSDLLIFCSYPLILIFILLGTTSCRFDAYPTLLAKDGVLDVQNVDFSGETINLTGKWEFYWNEFLDPRGESPEHKSYLKVGVPWFSQENEDGEGYPSFGFGTYRLTVLLPESTYEKESYALLVPVLHSAYRIYANGELVAENGTLAKTAEKHRPSFHSKIIPLKSDSKKLDLVVHISNFSHKYAGIHGLIRFGKLQNIIHTWNVNFTVSWIIMIFMIFLAIYHALVYFINRSERNALRMAFVYLGILILSSTLIETRILFNLFSDDYCIPLFRFSRVGFVLVLYFGGYIVLNMAQMRFFKRILFLLKLYAFSFLFVSLFTPVPYLSKILFYFEFMSVIFVALGLLSVSLALYFQRKESRLYFFSLFMAIIGGLIDLFLVANPNFGYRPMGLISLYLFIFPQTLGVTLGLVRVYKRSESLSKELYKRKEALEKKVKARTLELEKANRWKANFVSLISHDLRSPLNSVNQILDVIDFSFSETTEDEKKKFLEICKTGVTQSLRMLEQLLDVSRFDAFGTKLIQTRFSVNDLLNEIIESVEPLATLKGIRIEKDTPIQAEIIADRTLIGEVFKNILTNSIKYSYLNSEVWVSVSYKGKWLSVEIRDRGLGMSEEQIHKLSGEENIKSMPGTAGERGTGLGLQLCTNILEAHFGKLRIKSVLGVGSSFEISLSKSTKSVLLVDDSGNFRSDLAEVMRRNQWIVIEAGNGEEALSHLSRITPTLIITDLHMPGMNGISLVHEWEGRRHQNQKIPIILISSDAPLSGGDKFLEDEGLETIVSAYFSKMYKAEDLCQQIESTLD